A genomic region of Mesorhizobium sp. NZP2077 contains the following coding sequences:
- a CDS encoding cupin domain-containing protein has translation MDVLDEAAEKPKDDADVRVGRRVRALRLERRLSLAELAAKAGVSIGALSQIERGMSSLRVKVIWPLAAALDIEPSALIADGNDAVNDLYCVRANSRRVIPVKSEGIAKALLSPPGATLTGMLVTVEAGGGTAEAYAHAGHEFGYVLSGEVELVVDSTKYGLKTGDSFAFKSTLLHAFRNPGAEQCQILWVNTTKPSEVRDGA, from the coding sequence ATGGATGTTCTTGACGAAGCCGCCGAGAAACCCAAGGACGATGCCGACGTTCGCGTCGGCCGGCGGGTGCGGGCGCTACGGCTGGAGCGCCGCCTGTCGCTGGCCGAACTGGCGGCAAAAGCCGGCGTGTCGATCGGCGCGCTGAGCCAGATCGAGCGGGGCATGTCCTCATTGCGCGTCAAGGTGATCTGGCCGCTCGCCGCTGCGCTGGACATCGAGCCGTCGGCGCTGATCGCCGACGGCAATGATGCCGTCAACGATCTCTATTGCGTGCGTGCCAACAGCCGCCGCGTGATTCCCGTAAAATCCGAAGGCATCGCCAAGGCGCTGCTGTCGCCGCCGGGCGCGACGCTGACCGGCATGCTGGTGACGGTGGAGGCCGGTGGCGGCACGGCGGAAGCCTATGCCCATGCCGGCCATGAATTCGGCTACGTGCTTTCGGGCGAGGTCGAACTGGTGGTGGATTCGACCAAATACGGGCTGAAGACCGGCGACAGCTTTGCCTTCAAGAGCACGCTTTTGCACGCCTTCCGCAATCCCGGCGCCGAGCAGTGCCAGATCCTGTGGGTCAACACCACGAAACCGTCCGAGGTTCGCGATGGCGCCTGA
- a CDS encoding ABC transporter substrate-binding protein — MAFLKSITGHKARAGLAALALALSSTVALAAEKLQYFTWSGYELPDFNKSFLAAHPDGVEASIFGDDDDAFTKVKAGFRPDIAHPCYDKVARWNKEGLLQPIDTKRIKNWDSIFPVFKNLPDLQAGDGKVWMVPWDWGNTSILYRTDLVKNPEASWNLLWDKQYAGRMATIDAVHDTPIVAALLAGVNPFDMTPEQMDKVAVKLREQRPLLSSYTTDMTSVEQALASGQLVAAMTWNASATSLKKQGVPVEFMKPKEGMLTWACGFVMLKDAKNVDLAYDFINSRLDADSGKFLIQSYGYGSSLSTAFAGVAKDELEKLQLPSDPEVMLKTTIFTGPMKQNDDVAKMFEKVKAGG; from the coding sequence ATGGCATTTCTGAAATCGATAACCGGACACAAGGCCCGGGCCGGCCTCGCTGCACTGGCGCTCGCGCTGTCGTCGACCGTGGCGCTGGCCGCCGAAAAGCTGCAATACTTCACCTGGTCGGGCTACGAACTGCCCGACTTCAACAAGAGCTTCCTGGCCGCACACCCCGATGGCGTCGAGGCCTCGATCTTCGGTGACGACGACGATGCCTTCACCAAGGTCAAGGCCGGCTTCCGCCCGGATATTGCGCATCCCTGCTACGACAAGGTGGCGCGCTGGAACAAGGAAGGCCTGCTGCAGCCGATCGACACCAAGCGCATCAAGAACTGGGATTCGATCTTCCCGGTGTTCAAGAACCTGCCCGATCTGCAGGCCGGCGACGGCAAGGTCTGGATGGTGCCGTGGGACTGGGGCAACACCTCGATCCTCTACCGGACCGATCTGGTGAAGAACCCCGAGGCCAGCTGGAACCTTCTGTGGGACAAGCAATATGCCGGCCGCATGGCGACCATCGACGCCGTCCACGACACGCCGATCGTTGCCGCACTTCTGGCCGGCGTAAACCCCTTCGACATGACGCCCGAGCAGATGGACAAGGTCGCGGTAAAGCTGCGCGAACAGCGCCCGCTGCTGTCGAGCTACACCACCGACATGACCTCGGTCGAGCAGGCGCTGGCCAGCGGCCAACTGGTCGCCGCCATGACCTGGAACGCGTCCGCCACCTCGCTGAAGAAACAGGGCGTGCCGGTCGAGTTCATGAAGCCAAAGGAAGGCATGCTGACCTGGGCCTGCGGCTTCGTCATGCTGAAGGATGCCAAGAATGTCGATCTCGCCTATGACTTCATCAACAGCCGGCTGGATGCCGATTCAGGCAAATTCCTGATCCAGTCCTACGGCTATGGCAGCTCGCTCTCAACCGCCTTCGCCGGCGTGGCGAAGGATGAACTTGAAAAGCTGCAACTGCCGTCCGATCCGGAAGTGATGCTGAAGACCACCATCTTCACCGGACCAATGAAGCAGAATGACGATGTGGCCAAGATGTTCGAGAAGGTGAAGGCTGGCGGGTGA
- a CDS encoding ABC transporter permease: protein MKAERASTKRDGRWLGLYVLAYLVFLYLPVLLIPLFSFNDSIQAAFPLQGFTLQWYETLYGNPALSGALLNSLVIAAIAASGATLCGITVSYMDLYGRSPLAATISAIARLPILIPGVIVGISLLILVNLIGLGPSRIAIVLGHILVALPTTVVVMRSRFAAIPKTVREAALDLGASDWTTFRRVMLPLSLPAVLSAFMLAFLISFDEFIVVFFLAGTEPTLPLYIWSQLRFPRSLPTVMALGTVILAVSFIIAGTAELLRHRGLGAGRRNTA, encoded by the coding sequence ATGAAAGCGGAACGCGCCAGCACGAAACGCGATGGCCGCTGGCTCGGTCTCTATGTGCTTGCCTATCTGGTGTTTCTCTATCTGCCGGTCCTGCTGATCCCGCTGTTTTCCTTCAACGATTCCATCCAGGCGGCGTTTCCGCTGCAGGGCTTCACGCTGCAATGGTACGAGACGCTCTATGGCAATCCGGCGCTGTCGGGCGCGCTCTTGAACAGTCTCGTCATCGCCGCCATCGCCGCCTCCGGCGCCACGCTGTGCGGCATCACCGTGTCCTATATGGACCTCTATGGCCGCTCGCCCCTTGCCGCCACCATCAGCGCCATAGCACGGCTGCCGATCCTCATTCCCGGCGTTATTGTCGGCATATCGCTCTTGATCCTGGTCAACCTCATCGGCCTCGGACCATCGCGCATCGCCATCGTGCTCGGCCACATACTGGTGGCGCTGCCGACGACGGTGGTCGTCATGCGCAGCCGCTTCGCCGCCATCCCGAAGACCGTTCGCGAGGCCGCGCTCGACCTCGGCGCCTCCGACTGGACGACATTCCGGCGCGTCATGCTGCCGCTCAGCCTGCCCGCCGTGCTGTCGGCCTTCATGCTCGCCTTCCTGATCTCCTTCGACGAATTCATCGTCGTCTTCTTCCTCGCCGGCACTGAGCCGACGCTGCCGCTCTACATCTGGAGCCAGCTGCGCTTTCCCCGCTCGCTGCCGACCGTGATGGCGCTCGGGACGGTGATCCTGGCCGTATCCTTCATCATCGCCGGCACAGCCGAGCTCCTGCGTCACCGCGGGCTTGGCGCCGGGCGCCGCAATACAGCCTGA
- a CDS encoding ABC transporter permease: protein MSTLVAMQAPEARSSSAFRLAMLLPGALVTFVLILFALGLVLFLAFRGNDGSLLGVGLTVENFATVVTDPLYWTVTLRSLVIAGLVTLATVVTAYPVAYYLGFHARRRRSLLLFLVTLPFWTSYLLRVFAWKIVLAYNGVLNSALIESGIWSQPTLAFLNTPAAVVVTLAHAYAPFAILPIYVALDTIPKSMLEAASDLGARPFTAFRRVVLPNSMPGVLAAALVVFVPTVGDYVTPAMVGGPTSTMIGSLIQSQFGKANDWPFGAALSVCVMLVILLVVLVARGADRRFGSRT from the coding sequence ATGTCGACCCTAGTTGCAATGCAAGCGCCAGAGGCCCGGTCTTCATCGGCTTTCCGGCTCGCTATGCTGCTGCCGGGGGCGCTGGTCACTTTCGTGCTGATCCTGTTTGCGCTTGGCCTGGTGCTGTTCCTCGCCTTCCGTGGCAATGACGGTTCGCTGCTCGGCGTTGGGCTGACCGTTGAAAACTTCGCCACCGTGGTCACCGATCCGCTCTACTGGACGGTGACGCTGCGCTCGCTGGTCATTGCCGGCCTGGTGACGCTGGCGACCGTCGTCACCGCCTATCCCGTCGCCTACTATCTTGGTTTCCATGCCCGGCGGCGGCGTAGCCTGCTGTTGTTCCTGGTGACGCTGCCGTTCTGGACCAGCTATCTCCTGCGCGTCTTCGCCTGGAAAATCGTGCTCGCCTACAACGGCGTCTTGAACTCGGCGCTGATCGAAAGCGGTATCTGGTCCCAGCCGACATTGGCCTTCCTGAACACGCCGGCGGCGGTGGTCGTCACGCTCGCGCATGCCTATGCCCCCTTCGCCATCCTGCCCATCTATGTGGCGCTGGACACCATCCCGAAATCGATGCTCGAGGCTGCTTCCGACCTTGGCGCGCGGCCGTTCACCGCGTTCCGCCGTGTCGTGCTGCCGAACTCGATGCCGGGCGTGCTGGCGGCGGCCCTCGTCGTCTTCGTGCCGACGGTCGGCGACTATGTCACCCCGGCCATGGTCGGCGGCCCGACCAGCACCATGATCGGCTCGCTGATCCAGTCGCAGTTCGGCAAGGCCAATGACTGGCCGTTCGGCGCCGCCCTTTCGGTCTGCGTCATGCTGGTCATCCTGCTTGTGGTGCTGGTGGCGCGCGGCGCCGACCGCAGATTTGGCAGCCGCACATGA
- a CDS encoding FadR/GntR family transcriptional regulator, translating into MVSDRSIGPDETNPGLVSAAIQAITQHIRVERLGPGDLLPSEADMTRKLSVSRTVVREAFRSLSAMRLIDMSAGRRASVAKLDIGAMSMVIEHGVTTEQISIQQVYDVRRTIEMRTVALAALRRTDAEAAEIQKCARLMRENHQAPEIVMEHDIAFHEAIARASHNPVFSLIINAFSGVTRRTWVIGWRTRATGEEQIKMIDGHGDIARAIIAGNPQLAAEHMAAHFDKSVKALIDAGIA; encoded by the coding sequence ATGGTGAGCGATCGCAGCATAGGACCTGACGAGACAAATCCCGGCCTGGTGAGTGCCGCCATTCAGGCCATCACCCAACACATCCGGGTTGAGCGCCTTGGCCCTGGCGACCTCTTGCCCAGTGAAGCCGACATGACCCGCAAGCTCAGCGTCTCGCGAACAGTGGTGCGGGAGGCGTTTCGATCACTGTCGGCGATGCGCCTGATCGACATGAGCGCCGGACGTCGCGCCAGCGTGGCCAAACTCGACATTGGCGCCATGTCGATGGTGATCGAGCATGGCGTCACCACCGAACAGATCAGCATCCAGCAGGTTTACGATGTGCGTCGTACCATCGAAATGCGCACGGTGGCGCTCGCCGCACTCCGGCGGACCGACGCCGAGGCGGCTGAAATCCAAAAATGTGCGCGGCTGATGCGCGAGAACCATCAGGCGCCCGAGATCGTCATGGAGCACGACATCGCATTCCATGAGGCGATCGCGCGGGCCTCTCACAACCCGGTGTTTTCGTTGATCATCAACGCTTTCAGCGGTGTCACGCGACGCACCTGGGTGATCGGCTGGCGCACGCGTGCCACCGGGGAAGAGCAGATCAAGATGATCGATGGGCACGGAGATATTGCCCGGGCGATCATCGCGGGGAACCCGCAACTTGCCGCCGAACATATGGCCGCGCATTTCGACAAAAGCGTCAAGGCACTGATCGATGCGGGGATCGCATGA
- a CDS encoding mandelate racemase/muconate lactonizing enzyme family protein: MKIRALETIRIEERPNLLWIEVHTDEGITGLGETFFLARTVEEYVHEYVAPRVIGRDPLQIDLLSADLVGYLGFRSSGVEVRGNSAFDIALWDIFGKAMNQPIAQLLGGFSRQSIRTYNTCAGTEYIKDGKGQTTANYGLGTRQGYDDLNGFLHRADELAVELLEEGITAMKIWPFDHAAEKGRGQDISATDLKAALQPFEKIRKAVGDKIDIMVEFHSLWQLLPAIKIAKALGPYGTYWHEDPIRMDSLADLKRYEAASPAPISASETLGSRWAFRDLLETGAAGIVMLDISWCGGLSEARKIAAMAEAWHLPVAPHDCTGPVVLAASTHLSLNAPNALVQESVRAFYRTWYRDLVTALPEVKDGMITVPPGPGLGLELNPDLGRAYTVHRRVSDKADI, translated from the coding sequence ATGAAAATCCGCGCGCTTGAGACCATTCGTATCGAAGAGCGGCCCAATCTGCTCTGGATCGAGGTTCATACCGACGAGGGCATCACCGGCCTTGGCGAAACCTTCTTCCTGGCCCGCACGGTCGAGGAATATGTCCATGAATATGTCGCGCCACGCGTCATCGGCCGCGATCCACTGCAGATCGATCTGCTTTCCGCCGACCTGGTTGGCTATCTCGGTTTCCGCTCCAGCGGGGTCGAAGTCCGCGGCAATTCCGCCTTCGACATCGCGCTCTGGGATATTTTCGGCAAGGCCATGAACCAGCCGATTGCACAGCTTCTAGGGGGCTTTTCGCGGCAGTCCATCCGCACCTACAACACCTGCGCCGGCACCGAATACATCAAGGACGGCAAGGGGCAGACAACCGCAAATTATGGTCTCGGCACGAGGCAGGGCTACGACGACCTGAATGGATTTCTCCACCGCGCCGACGAATTGGCGGTAGAGCTGCTTGAAGAGGGTATCACGGCCATGAAGATCTGGCCTTTCGACCATGCCGCCGAGAAAGGCCGGGGGCAAGACATTAGCGCCACTGACCTCAAAGCCGCGCTGCAACCCTTCGAGAAGATCCGCAAAGCTGTCGGCGACAAGATCGACATCATGGTCGAATTCCACTCCCTGTGGCAGCTCCTGCCGGCGATCAAGATCGCCAAAGCGCTCGGACCCTATGGCACATACTGGCATGAGGATCCCATCCGGATGGACAGCCTCGCCGACCTCAAGCGCTATGAGGCCGCGAGCCCGGCGCCGATCTCGGCATCGGAAACCTTGGGCAGTCGCTGGGCATTCCGGGATCTTCTGGAGACCGGTGCCGCAGGCATCGTCATGCTGGATATTTCCTGGTGCGGCGGGCTTTCCGAAGCACGCAAGATCGCGGCGATGGCGGAGGCGTGGCACCTGCCGGTCGCCCCGCACGACTGCACGGGGCCGGTGGTTCTGGCGGCGTCCACACATTTGTCCCTCAACGCGCCCAACGCACTCGTACAGGAGAGCGTGCGGGCATTCTACCGGACCTGGTACCGCGACCTCGTGACCGCACTACCGGAAGTCAAGGACGGCATGATCACCGTGCCGCCCGGCCCCGGGCTCGGGCTGGAGCTCAATCCCGACCTCGGTCGGGCCTACACCGTCCATCGCCGCGTCTCCGACAAGGCAGACATCTGA
- a CDS encoding sugar ABC transporter substrate-binding protein: MKRLTATLLLATTLLAGPSVASADGLNIVFTHHSSASNTFWQAVKKGFDDACGKVEAKCNMIFTQTEGSVEQQLANMRAALAAKPDALLTSIVDNKAFDDVIKEARDAGVLVIAVNVDDTEGAKGNARQAFIGQGFKPAGYSLGKAISESFPKEGPIKVLVGISAPGQNWSESRGAGVMQFLEEYKAAHPDRQVSWERIDSGTDLAVTSDRVGAYLNAHPDTTAYFDTGFWCAGVARSLQDRGVAPGKVLLGGFDLVPEVLQQMQKGYVQALVDQQPYMQGFMPVMEAYLNKKVGLAPSDIDTGQGIVRPDQADAIMTLSAQGLR; this comes from the coding sequence ATGAAACGACTGACTGCAACGCTTTTGCTCGCGACGACGCTGCTCGCCGGGCCTTCCGTGGCCAGCGCCGACGGGCTCAACATCGTCTTCACGCATCATTCGTCGGCCTCGAACACGTTCTGGCAAGCGGTGAAGAAGGGCTTTGACGATGCCTGCGGCAAGGTCGAGGCCAAATGCAACATGATCTTCACCCAGACCGAAGGTTCGGTCGAGCAGCAACTCGCCAACATGCGCGCCGCCCTTGCCGCCAAGCCGGATGCCTTGCTGACATCGATCGTCGACAACAAGGCGTTCGACGACGTCATCAAGGAGGCACGCGATGCCGGCGTGTTGGTGATTGCCGTCAATGTCGATGACACTGAAGGCGCCAAGGGCAATGCGCGGCAGGCCTTCATAGGGCAAGGTTTCAAGCCGGCGGGTTATTCGCTCGGCAAGGCGATTTCCGAGAGCTTCCCGAAAGAAGGGCCAATCAAGGTTCTGGTCGGCATTTCGGCACCAGGCCAGAACTGGTCGGAAAGTCGCGGCGCGGGAGTGATGCAGTTCCTGGAGGAGTACAAGGCGGCCCATCCCGATCGTCAGGTTTCATGGGAGCGGATCGACAGCGGAACGGATCTCGCGGTCACGTCCGATCGTGTCGGCGCCTATCTCAACGCGCATCCCGACACCACCGCCTATTTCGACACCGGGTTCTGGTGCGCCGGCGTTGCGCGGTCGCTGCAGGATCGCGGCGTCGCGCCGGGCAAAGTCCTGCTTGGCGGCTTCGACCTGGTGCCGGAAGTTCTGCAACAAATGCAGAAGGGCTACGTCCAGGCCCTGGTCGACCAGCAACCTTACATGCAGGGCTTCATGCCGGTGATGGAAGCCTATCTGAACAAGAAGGTCGGTCTGGCACCATCCGACATTGATACGGGCCAGGGCATCGTACGCCCCGACCAGGCCGACGCGATCATGACGCTTTCCGCGCAGGGCCTGCGCTAG
- a CDS encoding ABC transporter permease, with the protein MKRLFKTYLEKPELAGLILLALLVVIFEIRSDGVFLNQDNLRGILGILPETGLVAIGVTILMISGEFDLSVGSVFALMPMCMAVLMVEGVPFPLALLAGLVVCAVIGFINGYVTIWFEIPSFITTLGMLFIARSLTIVVSGGFPPLLPVDLPNWLFTSFVGPGHMFRMSFVWFVGIAVLTSLMLSRTNFGNWIKATGGFHPAAASMGIPTARVKLACFMLCSMLSGFAGMLQVLRLGSPLPSIGEGLELQAVASAVIGGASLAGGIGTVAGGIIGTILIRIIDNGLVLSHVDANWFKFAIGFLTIFAVVANAWMRKRAKAIKMEG; encoded by the coding sequence TTGAAACGCCTCTTCAAGACCTATCTGGAAAAGCCGGAACTGGCGGGATTGATCCTGCTGGCGCTTCTGGTGGTGATTTTCGAGATCCGCTCGGATGGCGTGTTCCTCAATCAGGATAACCTTCGCGGCATACTCGGCATTCTGCCTGAGACGGGCCTCGTCGCCATCGGCGTCACAATCCTGATGATCAGCGGCGAGTTCGACCTGTCGGTTGGGTCGGTGTTCGCGCTGATGCCGATGTGCATGGCCGTCCTCATGGTCGAGGGGGTCCCTTTCCCCCTTGCCTTGCTGGCCGGGCTTGTCGTCTGTGCCGTGATCGGATTCATCAATGGCTATGTGACGATCTGGTTCGAGATCCCGAGCTTCATCACCACGCTCGGCATGCTTTTCATCGCCCGGTCACTGACGATCGTTGTCTCGGGTGGGTTTCCGCCCTTGCTTCCCGTCGATCTGCCGAACTGGCTGTTCACCTCGTTTGTCGGTCCCGGCCATATGTTCCGCATGTCGTTCGTGTGGTTTGTCGGAATTGCCGTGCTGACATCGCTGATGCTTTCCCGGACCAATTTCGGCAACTGGATAAAGGCCACCGGCGGCTTTCATCCCGCTGCCGCCTCGATGGGCATTCCGACCGCAAGGGTGAAGCTCGCATGCTTCATGCTTTGCTCGATGCTGTCCGGTTTCGCCGGCATGTTGCAGGTGCTGAGGCTGGGCTCCCCTTTGCCGTCCATCGGCGAGGGTCTGGAACTCCAGGCGGTCGCGTCGGCGGTCATCGGCGGTGCTTCGCTCGCAGGCGGCATCGGTACGGTCGCTGGCGGCATCATCGGCACGATCCTCATCCGCATCATCGACAACGGGCTTGTGCTCTCCCACGTTGACGCGAACTGGTTCAAATTCGCGATCGGCTTCCTGACCATCTTCGCCGTCGTCGCCAATGCCTGGATGCGCAAGCGCGCCAAGGCGATCAAGATGGAGGGCTGA
- a CDS encoding ATP-binding cassette domain-containing protein yields the protein MEDAIISVRNLHKWYSGVHALKGVSLDLKRGEALGLVGDNGAGKSTLINILSGVHTADEGEILVDGKPVRIARPRDAMNLGIETIYQYNSMVPTMSIARNLFIGREPTRFSVFGVGILDQKKMASESIKAIADVDLHLRSPDALVGELSGGQRQGVAIARAMHFKSKVMILDEPTNHLSVKETSKVIGFVRGLKAQGVTGIFISHNMHHVFDCCDRVVAMARGEVVLDKRIEETSIDEVHSVL from the coding sequence TTGGAAGACGCAATCATCTCCGTCCGCAATCTTCACAAATGGTATTCCGGCGTCCATGCGCTAAAGGGGGTGAGCCTCGATCTGAAGCGGGGCGAGGCGCTCGGGCTGGTCGGCGACAATGGTGCCGGCAAATCGACGCTCATCAACATCCTGTCCGGCGTCCATACCGCCGATGAGGGCGAGATCCTGGTCGACGGCAAACCGGTGCGGATCGCCAGGCCGCGCGACGCGATGAACCTCGGCATCGAGACCATCTACCAGTACAATTCGATGGTTCCCACCATGTCGATTGCCAGGAACCTGTTTATCGGCCGCGAGCCGACGCGGTTTTCCGTGTTCGGTGTTGGCATCCTGGATCAGAAGAAAATGGCTAGCGAAAGCATCAAGGCGATTGCCGATGTCGACCTGCATCTGCGCTCGCCCGACGCGTTGGTCGGCGAACTGTCAGGCGGCCAGCGGCAGGGCGTCGCCATCGCGCGCGCCATGCATTTCAAGTCGAAGGTGATGATCCTCGACGAGCCGACCAATCACCTATCGGTCAAGGAGACCAGCAAGGTTATTGGCTTTGTACGTGGGCTGAAGGCACAAGGGGTGACCGGCATTTTCATCAGCCACAACATGCATCACGTTTTTGACTGCTGTGATCGCGTGGTCGCGATGGCGCGCGGCGAGGTCGTGCTCGACAAGCGCATCGAGGAAACCTCCATCGATGAAGTCCACAGCGTGCTTTAG
- a CDS encoding SDR family oxidoreductase, which produces MTNLSGKVVLLTGGLGSLGRAQAATLARAGARVLLLDRPENAEGPGIAAELAAANKGTIVYVGGDLNRLAEAEATIKALADEEGAIDILINNAALIINRPFEEFSLTEYEDQIRVNSSAAFALVRACAPGMKNKGHGRIVNFCSVTLNGRWEGYVPYVASKGAMLGLTKSLARELGPHGITVNAVSPGAVVSEAEERVFGERLKEYNDWILTNQSLKRRIEPQHVADLVLFLVSPAADMISGQNISVDGGW; this is translated from the coding sequence ATGACGAACCTTTCCGGCAAAGTTGTGCTCCTAACCGGTGGTCTGGGTTCGCTCGGCCGCGCCCAGGCCGCCACACTTGCCCGCGCCGGCGCGCGCGTGCTCTTGCTTGACCGACCGGAGAATGCCGAAGGGCCCGGCATCGCGGCGGAATTGGCGGCGGCAAACAAGGGTACGATCGTCTATGTCGGCGGCGACCTGAACCGGTTGGCCGAAGCCGAAGCGACGATCAAGGCGCTCGCCGACGAAGAAGGCGCGATCGACATCCTGATCAACAACGCAGCGCTTATCATCAACCGTCCGTTCGAAGAATTTTCACTCACCGAATATGAGGACCAGATCCGCGTGAACTCCTCAGCCGCCTTCGCTCTGGTACGCGCCTGCGCTCCTGGCATGAAGAACAAGGGCCACGGGAGAATAGTCAATTTCTGTTCAGTGACGCTAAATGGCCGCTGGGAGGGTTACGTGCCTTATGTAGCCTCGAAGGGTGCCATGCTCGGTCTCACGAAGTCGCTGGCGCGGGAATTGGGACCGCATGGCATTACCGTAAACGCAGTGTCGCCCGGCGCCGTCGTTTCCGAGGCGGAGGAGCGCGTTTTCGGAGAACGGCTCAAGGAATACAATGACTGGATCCTGACCAACCAAAGCTTGAAGCGCCGTATCGAGCCGCAGCATGTCGCCGATCTCGTGCTGTTCCTTGTCTCCCCGGCTGCAGACATGATCAGCGGTCAGAACATCAGCGTCGATGGCGGCTGGTAG
- a CDS encoding aldose 1-epimerase: MTNSDVVELADGRASLLVSPREGAAILRYDALRPDRAPTPLIKPSTGLLTFGSQLLIPWSNRISGGGFEFEGRFHAIEPNVEGEPFPLHGDGFQRPWRLTRRTGTEMELVLENGAIGPYHYHASIRYALEDGALSAVLTVENRATIRLPYGLGFHPWFPRCPHTLLQASAQRVWLEDERHLPTEVVPLASRPDWNFSHAAPLPDAWVNNAFEGWNGRASIVQPDDAIVITVEASPSLNVFVLYSPGRDADFFCFEPVSHPVDAHHGSGLTALEQGGSTSARLRLRWDEL, translated from the coding sequence ATGACAAACAGTGATGTGGTCGAACTTGCCGACGGGCGCGCAAGCCTGTTGGTGAGCCCTCGCGAGGGCGCTGCCATCCTGCGCTACGACGCACTGCGCCCCGACCGGGCGCCGACGCCGCTCATCAAACCATCGACGGGCCTGCTGACGTTCGGGTCTCAGCTGCTGATTCCATGGTCGAACCGTATTTCCGGCGGGGGCTTCGAGTTCGAAGGGCGCTTCCACGCGATAGAGCCTAATGTCGAAGGCGAGCCGTTCCCGCTCCATGGCGACGGTTTCCAAAGGCCATGGCGGCTGACACGACGAACCGGCACTGAAATGGAGCTGGTCCTGGAAAACGGAGCGATCGGACCCTATCACTACCACGCGAGCATCCGCTATGCATTGGAGGACGGCGCACTGTCTGCCGTCCTGACCGTCGAAAACCGAGCCACCATCCGCCTGCCCTATGGGCTCGGTTTCCATCCGTGGTTTCCGCGCTGCCCGCACACTTTGCTGCAAGCATCGGCGCAAAGGGTCTGGCTGGAGGACGAACGCCATCTGCCGACGGAGGTTGTGCCGCTCGCCTCGCGCCCGGACTGGAATTTTTCGCACGCTGCGCCGCTTCCCGACGCCTGGGTCAACAATGCCTTCGAAGGCTGGAATGGGCGCGCCTCGATCGTTCAACCGGATGACGCCATCGTCATCACGGTCGAGGCATCGCCGTCGCTGAACGTCTTCGTTCTCTATTCGCCGGGACGAGACGCCGATTTCTTCTGCTTCGAACCCGTTTCACATCCAGTGGACGCCCACCACGGCAGCGGCCTGACCGCACTGGAACAAGGCGGATCGACAAGCGCGCGTTTGCGTCTACGCTGGGATGAGCTGTAG